In one Mycobacterium sp. NBC_00419 genomic region, the following are encoded:
- a CDS encoding lipopolysaccharide biosynthesis protein: MVNSGALPMTGVSAPAGRLGKTVLAAVWMYGGRGIGLLWTLAVISRLGIADYGLYAMGFALAAIVCAPLDNPFNVRALRESRERFLRERTTRVGVGLLLMAAGVAVIEVNYIAWFGLVVGGGELVFNAYKSQDLRDGHPDRVMRMDTVRQATSIAVATGYLFAVDHPTLLAASLFYAAPYFAVALLAVLVVRGHRPALPGPPRLVAALVLEHLGNALYIQGDVLLLGFLTDSRIAGIYSVASVLAWAVAALGQSYVTTYHEPLRESGGDLANGPAPKAIVTVSAVAGVLVLTVGIGLLLSPAPRELGIAMVLMSVFCGMRAANYVYTAVLYMQHRDLLRAWAAVGLVPVKLACVAALSPLGAVGAAIASVLTDAVLLGVYLKILYRGGGR, from the coding sequence GTGGTCAACTCTGGTGCGCTGCCGATGACCGGGGTGTCGGCGCCGGCCGGCCGGCTCGGCAAGACCGTGCTGGCGGCGGTGTGGATGTACGGCGGCCGCGGTATCGGTCTGCTCTGGACTCTGGCGGTGATCAGCCGCCTCGGTATCGCCGACTATGGTTTGTACGCCATGGGTTTCGCCCTGGCAGCGATAGTCTGCGCCCCGCTGGACAATCCGTTCAACGTTCGCGCGCTGCGCGAGTCCCGGGAGCGGTTCCTGCGCGAACGCACCACCCGGGTGGGGGTTGGCCTGCTGCTGATGGCGGCCGGCGTCGCGGTCATCGAGGTGAACTACATCGCCTGGTTCGGGCTGGTCGTCGGCGGCGGCGAGTTGGTATTCAACGCCTACAAGAGCCAGGACCTGCGTGACGGGCATCCCGACCGGGTCATGCGGATGGACACCGTCCGGCAGGCCACCAGCATCGCGGTCGCCACCGGATATCTGTTCGCCGTCGACCATCCGACGCTGTTGGCGGCCAGCCTGTTCTACGCTGCGCCGTACTTCGCAGTCGCGCTGCTGGCCGTGCTTGTCGTCCGGGGGCACCGCCCCGCCCTGCCCGGCCCGCCCCGTCTAGTCGCGGCCCTGGTGCTCGAGCACCTCGGCAACGCGCTCTACATCCAGGGTGACGTGCTGCTGCTCGGGTTCCTGACCGACTCCCGGATCGCGGGCATCTATTCGGTGGCGTCGGTGCTGGCGTGGGCGGTGGCGGCGCTGGGCCAGTCGTATGTGACCACCTACCACGAGCCGCTGCGCGAGTCGGGTGGCGATCTCGCCAACGGTCCCGCACCGAAGGCCATCGTGACGGTCTCAGCGGTGGCGGGCGTGTTGGTTCTGACCGTCGGGATCGGGCTGCTGCTGTCGCCTGCGCCGCGGGAGCTGGGCATCGCGATGGTGCTGATGTCGGTGTTCTGCGGGATGCGGGCGGCCAACTACGTCTACACCGCGGTGCTCTACATGCAGCATCGCGATCTTCTGCGAGCTTGGGCCGCAGTGGGTTTGGTGCCGGTGAAGCTGGCATGCGTGGCCGCCCTGAGTCCGCTGGGAGCGGTCGGCGCGGCGATCGCCTCGGTGCTGACCGACGCTGTCCTGTTGGGCGTGTATCTGAAAATCCTGTATCGAGGGGGCGGTCGATGA
- a CDS encoding glycosyltransferase, giving the protein MTRVTFLLSKDPELEYGGDLTLSRLVIDIAAQSWSVDAICLSPQPTAAAATAMPAAVPLLKVTKPPVSRVRLAANAFGSRKSLVHVRYDTPELVSAIERSDAEVFFAEHSYMAESFTSSAHFGQRGLVVNTVNTESEVWRATRGRLGRWQAPRLLRDELRMARAADAVGTYDAEEAAMYRDAGVPGARWVALTLPPAQRLNLADTGPRLAFIGTRDWPPNQEAFEEALRLWPQISDGIAGAELVIIGARKPGAVDPPYPPGVRDVGFVDDLPALLATCRALIAPVRTGGGVRVKVLDAARVGLPIVGTTEAVGSLKDHLCLPVFDRDDTFVQACRRYLLDRRSAESDGSALYDINAEHWQARRPHQAVAELVSLAATVKSGSPPRLPKVSK; this is encoded by the coding sequence ATGACCCGGGTGACGTTTCTGCTGTCCAAGGATCCCGAACTCGAGTACGGCGGTGACCTGACGCTGTCGCGTCTGGTGATCGACATCGCGGCACAGTCGTGGTCGGTCGATGCCATCTGTCTGTCGCCACAACCGACTGCCGCCGCGGCCACAGCGATGCCCGCCGCGGTGCCGTTGCTGAAGGTGACCAAGCCGCCGGTGAGCCGGGTCCGATTGGCCGCCAATGCCTTCGGCTCGCGCAAAAGCCTGGTGCACGTCCGCTACGACACCCCCGAGCTGGTGTCGGCGATCGAGCGAAGCGACGCCGAGGTGTTCTTCGCCGAACACAGCTACATGGCCGAGTCGTTCACGTCCTCGGCGCACTTCGGGCAACGTGGCCTTGTCGTCAACACCGTCAACACCGAGTCCGAAGTCTGGCGGGCCACCCGCGGACGGCTCGGCCGGTGGCAGGCACCCCGGTTGCTGCGGGACGAACTCCGGATGGCGCGGGCTGCCGATGCGGTCGGCACCTACGATGCCGAAGAGGCCGCCATGTACCGCGATGCCGGTGTGCCGGGCGCCCGGTGGGTGGCACTGACACTGCCACCGGCGCAACGGTTGAACCTCGCCGACACCGGGCCACGGCTGGCGTTCATCGGTACCCGGGACTGGCCACCCAATCAGGAGGCCTTCGAAGAGGCGCTGCGGTTGTGGCCGCAGATCTCCGACGGCATTGCCGGCGCGGAGCTGGTGATCATCGGCGCCCGTAAACCGGGCGCGGTCGATCCGCCGTACCCGCCGGGTGTCCGCGACGTCGGCTTCGTCGACGACCTGCCCGCGCTGCTGGCGACCTGCCGCGCCTTGATCGCGCCGGTCCGAACAGGTGGCGGGGTCAGGGTCAAGGTCCTCGACGCGGCGCGAGTGGGTCTGCCCATCGTCGGGACCACCGAAGCCGTGGGATCGCTGAAAGACCATCTGTGCCTGCCTGTTTTCGACCGGGACGACACGTTCGTGCAGGCGTGCCGGCGCTATCTGCTCGACCGCCGGTCTGCGGAGTCCGACGGGTCGGCGCTCTACGACATCAACGCCGAGCACTGGCAGGCCCGCCGGCCCCACCAGGCGGTGGCCGAACTGGTGTCCCTGGCAGCGACGGTCAAGAGCGGGTCACCACCGCGCCTGCCGAAGGTGTCCAAGTGA
- a CDS encoding O-antigen ligase family protein codes for MQRNKITLRTIFSDAAIAIACCLLSGAALIGGALPVAVLLGLSSAAVGTYIGLRHPLWLFWILAVTLAALPFGYFPGVHAPLTFGFGTAVLLASLLHHSRVTAVSRLEIAVLLLVGASAVSVAATFESPTDIAEFGKWTVSTLLVVVLLRLSTTDLTRFGRIYAVSSAAAALFAIVIVAGDPNGRLISYLSPLGYGRESNSTRFVYSAAGNTVRLAGTYIDPNTAGIGLVVALAVTLVVFTGWHRVALATIFVVAVALTLSRAAMFSILGGLVVLVLFHTLSSRQRRTILAALAVAVVAAVATPQVRRRVFSSFGSGDVGSSARADALDNFATVMHGHWLFGLGWGRPEFKEPSKSFEVNYVANAPLLTVYRGGIVTGVIFLTVLLVAAVIAYRTLRGTDTAHAALAGIFVGFTLVALQLDFPVVTIPSVTMMFSVLLVFLARNDPAAHQKVSTPNMLAVAAAH; via the coding sequence GTGCAGCGCAACAAAATAACGCTCCGGACAATATTCAGCGACGCCGCGATCGCGATCGCATGCTGTTTGCTGTCGGGTGCCGCGCTGATCGGCGGAGCACTACCGGTCGCGGTCTTGCTCGGGCTCAGCAGCGCGGCCGTCGGAACATACATCGGCCTGCGTCATCCGTTGTGGCTCTTCTGGATACTGGCCGTCACCTTGGCTGCGCTACCGTTCGGCTACTTTCCGGGCGTCCACGCTCCGCTGACGTTCGGGTTCGGCACCGCTGTGCTGCTCGCGTCGTTGCTACACCACAGTCGCGTCACCGCCGTGTCCAGACTGGAGATCGCGGTGCTGCTGTTGGTCGGCGCGTCGGCGGTCTCGGTGGCGGCCACATTCGAGTCACCAACAGATATCGCAGAATTCGGCAAATGGACGGTATCGACATTGCTCGTAGTCGTCCTTTTGCGGCTGTCCACAACCGATCTGACGCGATTCGGTCGCATCTACGCAGTCTCCTCCGCAGCAGCGGCGCTGTTCGCGATCGTCATCGTCGCCGGAGATCCGAACGGGCGCTTGATCAGCTATTTGTCGCCTCTGGGGTACGGCCGGGAGTCCAACAGCACGCGGTTCGTCTACAGCGCGGCCGGAAACACGGTGCGGTTGGCCGGCACCTACATTGATCCCAACACCGCTGGAATCGGCTTGGTGGTCGCATTGGCCGTCACGCTCGTGGTGTTCACCGGCTGGCATCGTGTGGCATTGGCCACAATTTTCGTTGTGGCGGTGGCATTGACGCTCAGTCGTGCCGCCATGTTCAGCATTCTGGGCGGCCTGGTGGTGCTCGTGTTGTTCCATACCCTGAGCTCGCGCCAGCGGCGAACCATCCTCGCCGCCTTGGCCGTTGCGGTGGTGGCAGCCGTCGCGACCCCGCAGGTGCGCCGTCGGGTGTTCTCCTCGTTCGGCAGTGGTGACGTCGGATCCTCGGCGCGGGCCGATGCGCTGGACAACTTCGCGACGGTGATGCACGGTCACTGGCTGTTCGGACTTGGTTGGGGGCGGCCGGAATTCAAGGAACCCAGCAAGAGCTTCGAGGTCAACTACGTCGCCAACGCACCCCTGCTCACGGTGTACCGCGGCGGGATCGTCACCGGCGTGATCTTTCTCACCGTGCTGCTGGTGGCCGCGGTCATCGCATATCGGACACTGCGCGGTACCGACACCGCGCACGCGGCGCTGGCCGGTATCTTCGTCGGTTTCACGCTGGTCGCCCTGCAACTCGACTTCCCCGTCGTCACGATTCCGTCGGTGACGATGATGTTCTCGGTCCTTCTCGTCTTCCTGGCGAGGAACGATCCGGCTGCACACCAGAAGGTTTCGACACCGAACATGCTCGCCGTCGCGGCAGCGCACTGA